One window of uncultured Erythrobacter sp. genomic DNA carries:
- a CDS encoding BCCT family transporter, which translates to MIVRINEQGALKGYNPAVVIASAGIAVALIAWAAIYSESAGAALAGVNQFVTANFGAWYLYVMFAFVVFCLLAALWPSTGRLRLGKPDERPEFSNFSWIAMMFGAGIGMGVLTYSTAEPIFHFSSNPDVINGLVEANSAENVRPALKWSVLHWGFSAWGCYALVGLSLAYCSFNRGLPLSMRSALFPLFGKALSGVVGHVVDVVAVLATIVGVTITIGYGVAQFSSGLFYITEWQWVITEAGKPALAAMLALLIVVMAISTASAFSGVEKGIKWLADINMALSIFLLAFFLVFGPTLVELKALAVALWDYLTGFVSMATQHFPNDGSDSGAALSEWQGAWTVFYWAWWIAFAPFVGMFLARVSRGRTIREYVLGAMLVPTLVCFCWFAFIGGTALELEASGQAGGAILQADLSARLFATLDVMLGDWALIAMSGTVVVLLVTFLVTSAQSGILVIHTISSAGRIGERSGAHIAGWGLLITAVIGVLLSVGGLDAINTVMTVGALPFSFVMVLMMVALGKTLFQDREVAQL; encoded by the coding sequence TTGATCGTCCGCATTAATGAGCAAGGGGCGCTCAAGGGATACAATCCGGCTGTAGTCATTGCATCGGCAGGCATTGCCGTCGCGCTGATAGCGTGGGCGGCGATCTACTCCGAAAGTGCGGGGGCAGCGCTTGCGGGCGTCAACCAGTTCGTCACCGCCAATTTCGGCGCGTGGTACCTCTATGTGATGTTCGCATTTGTGGTGTTCTGCCTGTTGGCCGCACTTTGGCCATCGACCGGCAGGCTTCGGCTCGGCAAGCCTGATGAGCGGCCGGAATTCTCGAACTTCTCGTGGATTGCAATGATGTTCGGTGCGGGCATCGGGATGGGCGTTCTGACCTACTCGACAGCTGAGCCGATCTTCCATTTCTCATCCAACCCCGATGTGATCAATGGGCTGGTCGAAGCCAATTCGGCCGAAAATGTCCGTCCGGCGTTGAAGTGGTCGGTTCTGCATTGGGGCTTTTCGGCTTGGGGGTGTTACGCGCTGGTCGGTCTGTCGCTCGCCTATTGCAGCTTCAATCGCGGGCTGCCGCTGAGCATGCGCTCTGCCCTCTTCCCGCTCTTCGGCAAGGCGCTTTCCGGCGTGGTCGGGCATGTGGTCGATGTGGTTGCGGTATTGGCGACGATTGTCGGGGTGACGATCACTATCGGCTACGGTGTTGCGCAATTTTCATCAGGCCTGTTCTACATCACCGAATGGCAATGGGTCATCACCGAAGCGGGCAAGCCTGCGCTCGCGGCGATGCTGGCGCTGCTCATTGTCGTGATGGCGATCTCAACCGCTTCCGCATTCTCAGGAGTCGAGAAAGGGATCAAATGGCTTGCTGATATAAACATGGCACTGTCGATCTTTCTGCTCGCATTCTTCCTTGTCTTTGGCCCCACTCTGGTTGAGCTAAAGGCGCTTGCTGTAGCGCTTTGGGATTACCTAACCGGTTTTGTCAGTATGGCGACGCAGCATTTCCCCAATGATGGAAGCGACAGCGGAGCGGCGTTGTCTGAATGGCAGGGCGCATGGACAGTATTCTACTGGGCATGGTGGATCGCTTTTGCTCCGTTTGTCGGGATGTTCCTTGCAAGAGTGTCACGCGGCCGGACCATCCGCGAATATGTGCTGGGAGCAATGCTGGTCCCGACACTCGTCTGTTTCTGCTGGTTCGCATTTATTGGCGGTACCGCGCTTGAGCTCGAAGCGAGCGGCCAGGCTGGCGGTGCAATCCTTCAAGCGGATCTGTCGGCTCGCCTATTCGCAACACTCGATGTCATGCTCGGTGATTGGGCGCTCATTGCAATGAGCGGGACGGTTGTTGTCCTCCTCGTCACGTTCCTTGTCACTTCGGCCCAATCGGGCATTCTCGTCATTCACACGATTTCTTCCGCCGGCCGGATCGGAGAGCGAAGCGGAGCACATATTGCTGGTTGGGGCTTGCTGATAACCGCGGTGATCGGAGTGCTCCTCAGCGTTGGTGGGCTGGATGCAATCAATACCGTGATGACGGTGGGCGCGCTGCCATTTTCATTCGTAATGGTGCTGATGATGGTGGCTTTGGGCAAGACGTTGTTTCAGGATCGTGAGGTGGCTCAGCTCTAA
- a CDS encoding formate--tetrahydrofolate ligase, with the protein MPQDNLPPPGAPDIEIARAARMEPILPLAERRLGLEPEALVPYGHHKAKLSLEHIASLKDKADGKLVLVTAITPTPAGEGKTTTSVGLTDGLNVIGVNAMVCLREPSLGPCFGMKGGAAGGGRAQVVPMEDINLHFNGDFHAITSAHSLLAALIDNHMQWGNELDIDPRRITWRRVVDMNDRALRNITIGLGGPAHGIPRESGFDITVASEIMAILCLASDLKDLQRRLGDIIVARTRGKKPVTARDIGADGAMAVLLKDALAPNLVQTIEHNPAFIHGGPFANIAHGCNSVMATKSALKLADVVVTEAGFGADLGAEKFLDIKCRQSGLRPDAVVLVATVRALKMQGGVKKDDLGTPDVDALKRGSVNIARHIENLKKFGVTPVVAINHFVKDTEEEVAALKQICADNGVSCAVSKHWAEGGEGARELATAVKSALDSGSTNVELLYSDETPLAEKIGTIAREIYRAENVVLSGAVSRSLKEFEELGYGHLPICIAKTQYSFSTDPTKQGAPSGHSVEVREVRLSAGAGFVVAVCGDIMVMPGLPRKPAAYEIGLDDSGEIVGLA; encoded by the coding sequence ATGCCGCAAGACAATTTGCCGCCCCCGGGCGCACCCGATATCGAGATTGCCCGCGCCGCACGGATGGAACCGATCCTGCCTTTGGCGGAGCGTAGGCTCGGTCTCGAGCCTGAAGCTCTGGTGCCATACGGCCATCACAAGGCGAAGCTCAGCCTCGAACATATCGCCTCGCTGAAAGACAAGGCTGATGGCAAGCTCGTTCTGGTCACGGCCATCACGCCCACTCCGGCGGGTGAAGGCAAGACAACAACCAGTGTCGGGCTGACCGATGGTCTCAATGTTATCGGTGTAAACGCCATGGTCTGCCTGCGTGAGCCTTCGCTTGGCCCGTGCTTCGGGATGAAGGGCGGGGCGGCTGGCGGCGGCCGTGCGCAGGTTGTGCCGATGGAGGACATCAACCTCCACTTCAACGGCGACTTCCATGCGATCACCTCCGCGCACAGTTTGCTTGCTGCGTTGATCGACAACCACATGCAATGGGGCAATGAGCTCGACATTGATCCGCGCCGGATCACATGGCGCCGCGTGGTCGATATGAATGACCGGGCGCTGCGCAACATCACCATCGGTCTTGGCGGGCCGGCGCATGGCATTCCGCGCGAAAGCGGGTTCGACATCACTGTCGCTTCCGAGATCATGGCGATCCTGTGTCTTGCAAGCGACCTCAAGGATCTCCAACGTCGCCTCGGCGACATCATCGTGGCGCGTACGCGTGGCAAAAAGCCTGTAACTGCGCGCGATATCGGTGCTGATGGAGCAATGGCAGTTTTGCTGAAGGACGCACTTGCGCCAAATCTAGTGCAGACCATCGAGCACAATCCGGCTTTCATTCATGGCGGGCCATTTGCCAATATCGCGCATGGCTGCAACTCGGTGATGGCGACCAAGAGCGCGCTCAAGCTCGCCGATGTGGTTGTGACCGAGGCTGGTTTCGGCGCCGATCTGGGGGCAGAAAAGTTCCTCGACATCAAGTGCCGTCAGTCTGGCCTGCGTCCAGACGCGGTGGTGCTGGTCGCCACGGTTCGCGCGCTCAAGATGCAGGGCGGGGTCAAAAAAGACGATCTCGGCACCCCTGATGTCGATGCGCTCAAGCGCGGTTCGGTAAACATCGCGCGCCATATTGAGAACCTCAAGAAATTCGGCGTCACTCCTGTGGTTGCGATCAACCACTTCGTGAAAGACACCGAGGAAGAAGTCGCCGCACTCAAGCAGATCTGCGCCGACAATGGGGTTTCCTGCGCGGTTTCGAAGCACTGGGCTGAAGGTGGCGAGGGTGCTCGTGAGTTGGCAACCGCGGTCAAGTCAGCGCTCGATAGTGGTTCGACCAACGTTGAGCTGCTCTATTCTGACGAAACGCCGCTGGCAGAAAAGATCGGCACGATTGCGCGCGAGATTTATCGCGCGGAAAATGTCGTGCTGTCAGGCGCGGTCAGCCGGTCGCTCAAGGAGTTTGAAGAGCTGGGTTACGGCCACTTGCCAATCTGCATCGCCAAGACGCAGTACAGCTTCTCGACCGATCCAACCAAGCAGGGTGCGCCCAGCGGTCACAGCGTCGAAGTGCGCGAAGTGCGACTTTCAGCTGGGGCTGGATTTGTCGTGGCGGTCTGTGGTGACATCATGGTCATGCCCGGCTTGCCGCGCAAACCCGCGGCCTATGAAATTGGCCTAGACGACAGCGGCGAGATCGTCGGGTTGGCGTGA
- a CDS encoding LysR family transcriptional regulator translates to MKYAKSLGSFEFRTLQVFVTTAEQGGMTRGAEVLGMTQSGVSQTIAALEEAVGRQLFDRSVRPIVLTGAGRALLERGKRILADVQQAYLEAAEIEKAQLAELSITMPESLANVLGPRLYHRAGSMARSWRVSNALFPDQLSRFNSHAADIMITEESHVSGMIGVERYTIFTEPYVLIFPKNFPLETELGPHLAASKFIRFSLRSSVGRKTEAQLNRLQLKFPGEIEFDSVTAHSRAVALGDGWGITTPLCLAQTPGVFDDLIVRPISRGSFYRRMSLVAREGMLGSATKMVTDECRAILADDVIPTLVGRLPWLEELMSVGEQ, encoded by the coding sequence ATGAAGTACGCAAAATCCCTCGGGAGCTTCGAATTCCGAACGCTCCAAGTGTTCGTCACAACCGCCGAGCAGGGCGGAATGACGCGCGGTGCCGAGGTGCTCGGCATGACCCAGTCAGGTGTTTCGCAGACGATTGCGGCGCTGGAAGAAGCTGTCGGACGGCAATTGTTCGACCGCAGCGTTCGCCCGATCGTGTTGACGGGAGCGGGCCGCGCGCTGCTCGAACGCGGCAAAAGGATACTCGCCGATGTGCAGCAGGCCTATCTCGAGGCTGCCGAGATAGAGAAGGCGCAGCTCGCCGAACTGTCGATCACCATGCCTGAAAGCCTCGCCAATGTTCTGGGACCGCGCCTCTATCATCGGGCCGGGTCCATGGCGCGATCTTGGCGTGTTTCGAACGCCTTGTTTCCCGACCAGCTATCGCGCTTCAATTCGCATGCAGCGGACATCATGATCACCGAAGAAAGTCATGTTTCGGGTATGATCGGGGTTGAGCGCTATACGATCTTTACAGAACCCTATGTGCTGATCTTTCCCAAGAACTTCCCGCTTGAGACCGAGCTCGGGCCGCATCTGGCGGCGAGCAAGTTCATCCGCTTCTCGCTACGTTCGTCGGTCGGCCGCAAGACCGAGGCGCAGCTAAACCGGCTCCAGCTCAAATTCCCGGGAGAGATCGAGTTCGATTCGGTCACCGCACACTCTCGCGCGGTTGCCTTGGGCGATGGCTGGGGCATCACAACTCCGCTGTGCCTCGCTCAAACACCGGGCGTGTTTGACGACCTGATCGTCCGGCCAATCAGCCGAGGCAGCTTCTATCGCCGCATGTCGCTCGTCGCGCGCGAGGGCATGCTTGGCAGCGCGACCAAGATGGTCACGGACGAATGCCGCGCCATCCTCGCGGACGATGTAATCCCCACGCTAGTCGGGCGCTTGCCGTGGCTAGAGGAACTGATGAGCGTCGGCGAGCAATAA
- a CDS encoding BCCT family transporter: MSEPDQNTIEPPLAELPIAVSEAGFYSGFSKHVTIPSKIIVSLLIVWAIAFPLNAGKVLGIANTTLIQMFSGWYVWLVGGFLVLSIVLAALPASGRLKLGREDDVPEFSRFSWFAMMFGAGLGIGMLTYSTGEPLAHLQNNPVIIAGNAAPLTESAVRSAYLYSFLHWGFSAWAIYALAGLSIGYVAYRRGLPLTIRSGLAPLFGRHLTGLPGHLVDIVAVVATILGISVTLGLGVEQFVHGLHRIGLGDWLISEDQTASTAAIVIALLVIVGASTLSALSGVGRGIKWLSNLNLVLSLVLFTAFIIAGSALVGIGIFGQGLIDYLFALPALSFGGASSDGSAIGDAIAQWQLDWTVFYWAWWIAFAPFVGMFIARVSKGRTVREYVLGVVLAPALMCFVWLTLIGGTAVDLVLSGAGEGNIIGTVISDQLFATIAALMSSPLAYIFSILVVVLLLTYVITSADSAILVVNTINSGGNDGDHGRRHIIFWGVAIALVVGSLLVVGGLGAIRTAMIIGALPFSLVSALLALAVVKAIWRDTIRMRHGVDCTPLPADSLGEDNPV; encoded by the coding sequence GTGAGCGAGCCAGATCAAAACACAATCGAGCCGCCACTCGCCGAATTGCCTATCGCCGTATCGGAAGCCGGATTTTATTCGGGATTCAGCAAACACGTCACCATTCCATCAAAGATCATCGTATCGCTGCTGATCGTGTGGGCAATCGCCTTTCCGCTCAACGCGGGCAAGGTTTTGGGGATCGCCAACACAACACTGATCCAGATGTTTTCAGGCTGGTATGTCTGGCTTGTCGGCGGTTTTCTGGTGCTCAGCATAGTCTTGGCGGCGCTGCCTGCCTCGGGCCGACTCAAGCTCGGAAGAGAAGACGATGTGCCTGAATTTTCCCGCTTCTCATGGTTCGCCATGATGTTCGGAGCGGGGCTCGGCATCGGCATGCTCACCTATTCTACTGGAGAGCCGCTGGCACACCTGCAAAACAACCCTGTTATCATTGCTGGTAATGCGGCGCCGCTTACCGAAAGCGCGGTTCGATCCGCTTATCTCTATTCCTTCCTGCATTGGGGCTTTTCAGCCTGGGCGATTTACGCGCTCGCAGGGCTGTCGATCGGCTATGTCGCCTATCGCCGCGGACTTCCGCTTACGATCCGGTCAGGACTTGCTCCGCTGTTCGGACGCCATCTGACGGGATTGCCCGGGCATCTGGTGGACATAGTTGCGGTGGTGGCCACCATCCTCGGCATTTCGGTTACGCTCGGTTTGGGCGTCGAGCAATTCGTCCACGGCCTTCACCGGATCGGCCTAGGTGACTGGCTAATTTCCGAAGATCAGACCGCATCTACTGCAGCCATAGTCATCGCACTGCTGGTGATTGTCGGCGCTTCGACCCTCTCCGCATTGTCGGGAGTTGGCAGGGGCATCAAATGGCTATCCAATCTCAACCTGGTGCTATCACTGGTGCTCTTCACGGCCTTCATCATCGCCGGTTCGGCGCTGGTCGGCATCGGAATTTTTGGGCAGGGATTGATTGACTATCTTTTCGCCCTTCCCGCACTATCATTCGGCGGAGCCTCATCTGACGGCTCGGCGATCGGCGATGCAATCGCACAGTGGCAGCTCGACTGGACCGTGTTCTACTGGGCCTGGTGGATTGCGTTCGCGCCTTTTGTCGGCATGTTCATTGCACGCGTCTCAAAGGGGCGTACGGTGCGCGAATATGTCCTTGGCGTAGTGCTGGCACCCGCATTGATGTGCTTCGTCTGGCTAACACTGATCGGAGGCACAGCTGTCGACCTGGTGCTGAGCGGTGCTGGAGAAGGCAATATCATTGGCACGGTTATCTCTGACCAACTTTTTGCCACCATCGCTGCTCTGATGAGCTCGCCCCTTGCCTATATCTTCTCGATACTCGTTGTCGTCCTGTTGCTTACCTATGTTATCACTTCGGCAGACAGCGCTATCTTGGTCGTCAACACGATCAATTCCGGCGGTAATGACGGCGACCACGGACGGCGGCATATCATTTTCTGGGGCGTTGCAATCGCGTTGGTGGTCGGCAGTTTGCTTGTGGTCGGAGGGCTCGGCGCGATCCGGACTGCGATGATTATCGGAGCTTTGCCGTTCAGCCTCGTCAGTGCGCTACTCGCATTGGCGGTGGTCAAAGCGATATGGCGCGATACGATCCGCATGCGACATGGTGTCGATTGCACACCGCTGCCTGCTGACAGCCTCGGTGAAGACAACCCCGTCTAG
- a CDS encoding aromatic ring-hydroxylating dioxygenase subunit alpha, whose protein sequence is MSSVLDFEALERVCQPIEQARGLPNGHYTSHEHFIAERDAVLFRSWCGIGFGKDVPKAGDVHPVAFLGMPLLLVRGREGQLRVFQNVCRHRGTVLVDAPCKVPGNLIRCPYHSWSYRLDGALAATPHLGGPGKNSDPAFDKSDFGLIEIASHVWQDVVFVNISGTAPPFEEYAAKVIERWSEFDHPVHFCGPESAFTIDVATNWKLAVENYCESYHLPFVHPGLNTYSRLEDHYDIIEDGHFSGQGTRVYRQLAGDEKQRFPDFPDLTESWATQGEYISLFPNVLLGVHRDHSFAIVLEPDGPGRTREHVSLYYADPKVGDEDWRDLRERNAALWQTVFEEDVASVEGMQRGRSGVKFDGGKFAPAMDRPTHAFHQWIANALIEQAG, encoded by the coding sequence ATGTCGTCTGTTCTCGATTTTGAAGCGCTCGAAAGAGTCTGCCAACCGATTGAACAAGCACGCGGGCTGCCGAACGGCCACTATACCAGTCACGAACACTTCATTGCCGAGCGAGACGCCGTGCTGTTCCGCAGCTGGTGCGGGATCGGCTTCGGTAAGGACGTTCCAAAGGCAGGCGACGTTCACCCGGTAGCGTTCCTCGGCATGCCGCTGCTTCTGGTGCGCGGCCGCGAAGGGCAATTGCGGGTCTTCCAGAACGTCTGCCGCCATCGCGGAACAGTGTTGGTGGATGCACCTTGCAAGGTGCCCGGTAATCTCATCCGCTGCCCCTATCACAGCTGGTCCTACCGGCTCGATGGCGCGCTCGCGGCAACACCGCATCTGGGCGGCCCGGGAAAGAACAGCGATCCGGCATTCGACAAGAGCGATTTCGGACTGATCGAGATCGCTTCGCACGTTTGGCAGGATGTCGTCTTCGTCAATATTTCGGGCACGGCGCCTCCGTTTGAGGAATACGCCGCCAAAGTAATCGAACGATGGAGCGAGTTTGACCACCCTGTGCATTTCTGCGGACCGGAAAGCGCCTTTACCATAGACGTCGCAACCAACTGGAAGCTGGCGGTCGAGAACTATTGCGAATCCTATCACCTCCCCTTCGTCCATCCCGGTCTCAACACCTATTCGCGGCTGGAAGACCATTACGATATTATCGAGGATGGCCATTTTTCCGGTCAGGGTACGCGGGTCTACCGCCAGCTCGCGGGCGACGAGAAACAGCGATTCCCCGACTTTCCCGATCTGACAGAGAGTTGGGCCACTCAGGGCGAATATATCTCGCTGTTTCCCAATGTCTTGCTGGGCGTCCATCGCGATCACAGTTTCGCCATTGTCCTTGAGCCAGACGGGCCGGGGCGGACACGCGAGCACGTCTCGCTGTATTACGCTGACCCCAAAGTTGGCGATGAAGATTGGCGTGATCTACGCGAGCGCAATGCCGCGCTGTGGCAAACAGTGTTTGAAGAAGACGTCGCCTCGGTCGAAGGAATGCAACGCGGCCGCAGCGGGGTGAAATTCGATGGCGGCAAGTTCGCTCCGGCGATGGACCGGCCAACCCATGCCTTTCACCAATGGATTGCGAACGCGCTGATCGAGCAGGCGGGATGA
- a CDS encoding aldehyde dehydrogenase family protein has protein sequence MTHSRTEDGLARNFVAGEWREGDGGARIAVEDPASEEIVLEAAIAGEQSLSLAIEAAQGCVDRRILSDMLPAERAAMLRRVATEIRALASEGAPLLSRESGKRLDDAEAEFAEAASYFEYYSGLADKIEGRSIPLGPGHADFTVLEPYGISAQIIPWNYPVSLAARSLAPALAAGNCAILKAPELDPAALLMVGHAIERAEVPKGAVSILNGYGAELGASLAGSPLIDQIVFTGSVATGQAILHAAAETVTPALVELGGKSAAIAFADADAAALVESVKWGIFNNAGQVCSAMSRLLVHRSRHRDVVERLVAMAKSLSIGDGLSNSDHTPQISSTQLERVEAMVAAARDSGQKVVTGGTRIDRAGHFMAPTILDEVDPASPIAQEEIFGPVLCVTPFDSDEDAIAIANGTEFGLVAGVFTRDVGLALRTANRLRAGQVFVNQWFAGGIQTPFGGVGKSGFGREKGVEALANYVRTKNIAIALD, from the coding sequence ATGACGCATTCTCGAACGGAGGACGGGCTAGCGCGCAATTTCGTCGCCGGCGAATGGCGTGAAGGCGACGGCGGTGCGCGGATTGCTGTCGAGGATCCCGCCTCTGAAGAAATCGTGCTCGAGGCAGCGATCGCGGGAGAGCAAAGCCTAAGCTTAGCAATCGAGGCCGCACAAGGCTGCGTTGATCGCCGCATCCTTTCGGACATGCTTCCTGCCGAGCGCGCCGCCATGCTGCGGCGCGTCGCTACCGAAATCCGCGCACTCGCATCAGAAGGTGCCCCGCTTTTGTCGCGCGAAAGCGGTAAGCGACTTGATGATGCGGAGGCTGAATTTGCCGAAGCAGCGAGCTATTTCGAATATTACTCAGGTCTCGCTGACAAGATCGAGGGGCGTTCAATCCCGCTGGGGCCGGGCCATGCCGACTTCACTGTGCTCGAACCCTATGGCATCTCGGCCCAGATCATCCCCTGGAATTATCCGGTCTCGCTCGCCGCGCGCTCGCTGGCACCAGCATTGGCAGCGGGAAATTGCGCGATCCTCAAGGCACCCGAACTCGATCCTGCCGCGCTCTTGATGGTCGGCCATGCGATCGAGCGGGCGGAAGTGCCAAAAGGCGCAGTATCGATCCTCAATGGCTATGGTGCAGAGCTAGGCGCAAGCCTCGCCGGGTCGCCTTTGATCGATCAGATCGTCTTCACCGGTTCGGTCGCCACCGGGCAGGCAATCTTGCACGCCGCAGCCGAAACCGTGACTCCCGCGCTGGTTGAACTGGGCGGCAAGTCCGCCGCGATTGCCTTTGCAGATGCTGATGCAGCGGCGCTGGTCGAAAGCGTAAAATGGGGCATTTTCAACAATGCGGGGCAGGTCTGTTCGGCCATGTCGCGGCTGCTGGTCCACCGCTCACGTCACCGGGACGTTGTCGAGCGGCTGGTCGCCATGGCTAAATCTCTGTCGATAGGTGATGGGCTGTCGAATAGTGACCATACACCGCAAATTTCCTCCACCCAACTCGAACGGGTCGAGGCGATGGTCGCCGCGGCCCGAGACAGCGGACAGAAAGTGGTCACAGGCGGCACCCGAATTGACAGAGCCGGACATTTCATGGCCCCGACGATCCTTGATGAGGTCGACCCTGCCAGTCCGATCGCGCAGGAGGAAATCTTCGGACCAGTGCTGTGCGTCACCCCATTCGACAGCGACGAAGATGCCATCGCGATTGCCAATGGCACCGAGTTCGGTTTGGTCGCGGGAGTCTTCACCCGCGACGTTGGTCTGGCCTTGCGGACTGCGAACCGGCTTCGCGCAGGGCAGGTCTTCGTCAATCAATGGTTCGCCGGCGGAATTCAGACCCCCTTCGGCGGCGTTGGCAAATCGGGTTTTGGCCGGGAAAAGGGCGTCGAGGCACTCGCGAATTACGTCCGCACCAAGAATATCGCCATCGCGCTGGATTGA
- a CDS encoding Xaa-Pro peptidase family protein, protein MQSRIGPSAGKPSATTIEPSPIALREWSELGLALPNLDTMRAYRLKRVIAEIGRRDIAAILCFDPINIRYITDCTNMQLWVAHNPCRAVLVSASGRVILWDFEGCAHLSADLPLVGETRSGGGAPVFSYGEQAGTAAARFAAEVAEVLLEVGGRDGRLAIDRADPAVIFAFQNCGIELVEGQQAMERAREIKSADEIAAIRCAIAACDASVAEMRTAFHPGISEVELWSHLHAGNIKRGGEWIETRLLTSGPRTNPWYQECSGRIIEPGDLVAFDTDLIGAFGYCVDYSRTWLAGEARASDHQRRLHEIALAHVRHNAALIVPGASYAEITQQSYRLPEEFRARRYSVLAHSVGMADECPAIRYPEDSDETDPQGIVEPGMVFAVEAFVGSEHGGEGVKHEDMFLVTETGNERLTHFPLDPALMA, encoded by the coding sequence ATGCAATCGCGCATTGGCCCGAGTGCAGGCAAGCCCTCCGCTACCACCATCGAACCAAGCCCGATCGCATTGCGCGAATGGAGCGAACTCGGACTAGCTTTGCCTAACCTTGATACGATGCGCGCCTATCGCCTGAAGCGCGTCATTGCCGAGATCGGCCGGAGAGACATCGCTGCGATCCTTTGCTTCGACCCCATCAACATCCGCTACATCACCGATTGCACGAACATGCAGCTCTGGGTGGCGCACAATCCATGCCGGGCGGTTCTTGTATCCGCTTCGGGACGCGTGATCCTGTGGGACTTCGAAGGGTGCGCGCATCTCTCAGCAGACCTGCCGTTAGTTGGTGAAACACGTTCAGGCGGCGGCGCGCCAGTATTCAGTTATGGCGAGCAAGCGGGAACGGCAGCAGCCAGATTCGCGGCCGAAGTTGCGGAGGTGCTGCTCGAGGTCGGCGGGCGCGACGGACGGCTTGCGATAGATCGCGCCGACCCAGCGGTGATCTTCGCGTTCCAGAACTGCGGGATCGAACTGGTCGAGGGCCAGCAAGCAATGGAGCGCGCAAGAGAGATCAAATCCGCTGACGAGATTGCCGCGATACGCTGCGCCATCGCCGCATGCGATGCCAGCGTGGCAGAGATGCGTACAGCCTTCCACCCGGGCATCAGCGAGGTTGAGCTTTGGTCGCACCTTCACGCGGGCAATATCAAGCGCGGCGGGGAATGGATCGAAACACGCCTGCTGACCTCAGGCCCGCGCACCAATCCGTGGTATCAGGAATGCAGCGGACGGATCATCGAACCTGGCGATCTGGTAGCGTTCGACACCGATCTGATCGGCGCGTTTGGCTATTGCGTCGACTATTCGCGCACTTGGCTGGCAGGAGAAGCGAGAGCCTCCGATCATCAGCGCCGCCTCCACGAAATCGCACTCGCCCATGTCAGACACAATGCCGCGCTAATCGTGCCCGGCGCGAGCTATGCGGAGATAACCCAGCAGTCCTATCGCCTGCCCGAAGAATTCCGCGCTCGGCGCTACAGCGTACTCGCGCATAGCGTAGGCATGGCCGATGAATGCCCCGCGATCCGATACCCAGAAGATTCCGATGAAACCGATCCGCAAGGCATTGTCGAACCGGGTATGGTTTTCGCAGTCGAGGCCTTTGTTGGTTCCGAACACGGCGGCGAAGGTGTCAAGCATGAGGACATGTTCCTCGTCACCGAAACGGGCAATGAGCGGCTGACTCATTTCCCGCTCGATCCGGCTTTGATGGCCTAA